A genome region from Panthera leo isolate Ple1 chromosome A2, P.leo_Ple1_pat1.1, whole genome shotgun sequence includes the following:
- the JAGN1 gene encoding protein jagunal homolog 1 — MASRAGPRAAGTDGSDFQHRERVAMHYQMSVTLKYEIKKLIYVHLVIWLLLVAKMSVGHLRLLSHDQVAMPYQWEYPYLLSIVPSLLGLFSFPRNNISYLVLSMISMGLFSIAPLIYGSMEMFPAAQQLYRHGKAYRFLFGFSAVSVMYLVLVLAVQVHAWQLYYSKKLLDSWFTSTQEKKRK, encoded by the exons ATGGCATCTCGGGCAGGCCCGCGAGCGGCCGGTACCGACGGCAGCGACTTTCAGCACCGGGAGCGCGTCGCCATGCACTACCAGATGAG TGTGACCCTCAAGTATGAAATCAAGAAGCTGATCTACGTGCATCTGGTCATATGGCTGCTGCTGGTTGCCAAGATGAGTGTGGGACACCTGAGGCTATTGTCGCATGACCAGGTGGCCATGCCCTATCAGTGGGAATATCCGTATTTGCTGAGCATTGTGCCCTCTCTCTTGggcctcttctccttccctcgaAACAACATTAGCTACCTGGTGCTCTCCATGATCAGCATGGGGCTCTTTTCCATAGCTCCTCTCATTTATGGCAGCATGGAGATGTTCCCCGCTGCACAGCAGCTCTACCGCCATGGAAAGGCTTACCGCTTCCTCTTTGGTTTTTCTGCCGTCTCTGTCATGTACCTGGTGTTGGTGCTGGCAGTCCAAGTGCATGCCTGGCAGTTATACTACAGCAAGAAGCTCCTAGACTCTTGGTTCACCAGCACACAGGAGAAGAAGCGTAAATGA